One Alosa alosa isolate M-15738 ecotype Scorff River chromosome 22, AALO_Geno_1.1, whole genome shotgun sequence DNA segment encodes these proteins:
- the LOC125288046 gene encoding transmembrane protein 100-like, which yields MGCSSGCLPCQPPPPPAAAQPLAQLSSVCDAECGLPQDGVDDGTVDAGGSTKPDLPPGPGPEPRLPKSPENYTLERLAQATGGAEKSWYRCLFSFGFISLVIGLAGTSVTFTFNTLPQIKVVSMLMLITGILMLLVAAICWRVRRARRRAKKEGGFFNAEQGTL from the coding sequence ATGGGCTGCTCGTCCGGGTGCCTGCCCTGCcagccccctcctccccctgcaGCAGCGCAGCCCCTCGCGCAGCTCTCCTCCGTGTGCGACGCCGAGTGCGGACTGCCCCAGGACGGCGTCGACGACGGCACCGTCGACGCCGGCGGCTCCACGAAACCCGACCTCCCACCGGGCCCCGGTCCAGAACCTCGCCTGCCCAAGAGCCCGGAGAACTACACGCTGGAGCGCCTGGCGCAGGCCACGGGCGGCGCCGAGAAGTCCTGGTACCGGTGCCTGTTCTCGTTCGGCTTCATCTCGCTAGTGATCGGCCTGGCGGGCACCAGCGTCACCTTCACCTTCAACACGCTGCCCCAGATCAAGGTGGTGTCCATGCTCATGCTGATCACGGGCATCCTCATGCTGCTCGTCGCCGCCATCTGCTGGCGGGTGCGACGCGCGCGCCGGAGAGCCAAGAAGGAAGGGGGGTTCTTCAACGCCGAGCAGGGGACGCTTTAG